The DNA sequence ACACCGTAAGTCTCTTTTTCCTTAAGCACTTCTTGTAGTGGCTCTATATGAAATCGACTATCACACCGATAAAAGTAGATATTAATTGGCTCGATTGGCATAACTGTATAGAGCTCCATCTTCTCTGAACCAGGACCATTCTGCGGTATAGCTCCACAGAATATCGCCAAGCCAGTAGATGGAGGTTTCTTGAACAACTTTAATTTTTGTATTACTTTTTCAATAGCATCTTGAACATTTTTTTTAGTAGTCTTGGATTTAATATTTGATGCAGTTTCACGTTCTTCTCTTAGATTTGATATGGCTTCGTGTATCTGTCGGTCTGGAGGAATGTAAAGCGTAATAAGTTCTGTACCTCGTCCTTCCTTTGAAGCTAATGACTCTAACATACGTTTTAATTTGAAGTGTGAAATTGAATCTGTTTGCATTAATGCTCATATTCTCCGTGCTATAAAGACAAAACAAAAGCTCTATTAAAAGTTTGGAGCATGATTTAATATTCAATAAATACTTTTTATGAAAGGAAATAATTACTAAACAATTCAGTTTTTTTCATTTATATTAAGGTGACAAATTCATGAAGATTATACTCAAATTAGGAGGTTTTCTATTTCCCAAAGAATTGAATTTCGATTTAATTCAGGCTTATGCAGAATTACTCAAAAAATTATATTCTGAAGACCATCAATTAATTGTTGTAACTGGAGGAGGAAAGGGAGCTAGAGAATATATTTCAACAGCAAGAGAGATGGGAGCAAGCGAGACTATTTGTGATGAGATAGGTATAGAATACACCCGTTTAAATTCAAGATTATTGATATCTGCAATCCCAGAAGAAGCCTTTCCAGATGTGCCGCAGAATATCCAGCAGATAAACAACTCTTTAAGATTTAATAAGATTATAGTTATGGGGGGTTTACAACCCGGTCAATCAACAAATGCTGTTGCCGCATTAGCAGCAGAATTGATACGTGCGGATATGTTCATAAATGCTACAGATGTTGATGGCATATACGAAGATGATCCAAAAACAAATACGGATGCTAAAATGTATGATGAAATTAAGATTATGGATTTATTCGACATGATAACAAAAAAACGATCGATAGCTGGCAGTTACAAGTTATTCGATTTAGTGGCTGTAAATCTTATTGCTAGATCCAAGATAACCACTTGGTTCGTTAATGGAAAAGATCCAAAAAATATTGAAAATATAATTCATGGAAAACATATTGGAACAAGGATAATTTTTGGTTGATCATAATACGAATACGCATTCAATACTATCCAATTTCTACTCCTTAGATGAACGTTCTGCTAAAGATTTAAACTTCTCAGAAAGCGATTCGCATACCAATGAGCAGACTCTCCATTGTCTAAGATTATAACTAATTCTTAACTGCTCCATTGCTTCAGTAATTTTTTCTTCCTCATCCGACCCCATTTTTTCCTTTCACCAATAGTTTGACATTCAATTAAGAACTATAATAAATTATTTTTTAGCGTATCAAGACGTAGTTGTATTAGATTGAAAATAATAAAAAAGGATTTAAAGCATGGAATAGTGAAACTCACTACAACAAATTTAGATGACCTATGGGCTCTATACGACATAATATCGTCTAATGATAGGATTTATGCTAGAACCACTCGAGAATTAAAAATAGATAAACCGGGTAGGCCATCAAGTCGACGTATACCAGTATTTCTCGGAATAAACGTAGAGAAAGTATATTTCGATAGGGAAGTAACTAGATTAAGGATACATGGAAAAGTCATCGATGCTCCAGAGGATTTGAATATCAAAGGGAAACATCATACTCTGAATCTTATTGTAGGAGACTCGCTTACAGTAGTTAAAGACTATTGGCATAAACACCAATTAAAAAATCTTCAAGATCTCACCAAAGAAGAAGGTTCTGTAATTATTGTAGCTATAGACGCAGAAGAATGTTGTATAGCGTTGAACCGGATATATGGAATTCAAGTTAAAGCAGAAATAAACTCAAAATTACCTGGAAAACTTGAGACTGAACAAAGAGAAGCAGCACTGATAGGATATTTCAAAAGTGTAAACAAAATATTGGATAGAATCTACACTGAGAATAAAGGTAAGATAGTAATAGTTGGGCCTGGATTTACTAAAGAGAATTTTGTGAATTATGTAAAAAATACAAATAAAGAATTAGCAATTGCAATTGAGACAATGGATAGTGTCAGTAATGGAGGAATTTCAGGCGTTTACGAGGCAATTAGGGTCGGTATAGTAAATAAAGTTCTAAAAAGAATTAGAGTGGTCAAAGAGGCTGCCCTTGTAGAAGAAGTCTTTCGCAGACTTGGAGCATCAACAGGGGATATAGCTTTTGGATTGGATGAAGTAGCAGAGGACGCTTTAATCGGAGCTATAGCTACTGTCCTAGTTTGTGATGATACTTTAAGAAAACAAGTAGATGGAGACAGATCGAAATTAGTAGAAGTTATAAGAAATGTAGAAGAAAGAAGTGGTAGAGCAGTTATTGTTAGTAGTGAGCATGAAGCAGGGGCAAAATTAAAATCTCTAGGCGGTGTAGCAGCTTTACTTAGGTATCCAAGACATCAAATGAGTTAACAAATATAACGTTAATTTTCAAGTCTTTTTCTTAAGGATGGATATTTTGTTGCATACCTTTTCAAAACGGATTCAAAATTTTCATCACTTTTAAGTTCCAATTCTATGAATCGTCCTGTACGACCATGTTTACTCCTTCTTAAAAGTATACGTACTCTTTCGAAAGCAATCTCAATATTAATTCCCAATAATTTTGATGCGCATGCTTCATTTTCAATTATGCTTGTTTCTGTGTGACCAGACTTACGGGGTTCAATTAGCATTAAATGCTTATTCACACCAGGAACTCGCTTATTTAATTTAGCATCTTCTAACACAATTTCTCCTGCAAATTTGTAGAATTCCCTTTCATTTCTACGGAGCTTAACCAACGGCATCGATACAGATACATTCTCCTCTATCTCATAATATCCCTTAGGTGCATAATTGGGCGTTGCTTGAACAAGAATACGTCTAGTTGGGATAATATTAGAATTATCTAATGCTAATTCCACTTCCATTGATGAAGAAGGGCTCGTAATAAACACATCAATATCACTGTTACCATTTACATCGCCCCTTGCAATACTTCCATATAAAATGGAAACAATATTTCTTAATTCTAACGCATTCATTAATTCTAAGGCTTTTACTCTTAAATTATGAAGAAGCCTCCATTGGTCGTCATCATAATTAATTTCAAAGAATTCTTGTCTTGGACTTGGTTTTAATCCCATCTAGATCTTATTCCTTGGATTCAACATAATAGAATTAGATTTTGAAGATTCTAATTAAATCCAGTATATTTACTAAATAATCTTCAACGTAAATTGGGTATAACATCTATGACTTTTCTTACCTCATCTATGGTTATATCAGCTTCTTTTGATTTTTCTTCATAATTAGATATTAAGATAGTTTTCATACCCAATTTTTTTGCCCCCTTAATGTCGTGAATCATTGAGTCGCCTACAAAAATTACTGAATCTATTTTTTCCACTCCTAATCCTCTTAGCGCATAATAAAAAATCCCAGGATAGGGTTTTCTTACACCGAATCCAGCTGATGTTATTATTACTTCAAAAAAACGATCAATATTGAGATCAGAGACAATTTGGTAGACAACTT is a window from the Candidatus Bathyarchaeota archaeon genome containing:
- the pyrH gene encoding UMP kinase: MKIILKLGGFLFPKELNFDLIQAYAELLKKLYSEDHQLIVVTGGGKGAREYISTAREMGASETICDEIGIEYTRLNSRLLISAIPEEAFPDVPQNIQQINNSLRFNKIIVMGGLQPGQSTNAVAALAAELIRADMFINATDVDGIYEDDPKTNTDAKMYDEIKIMDLFDMITKKRSIAGSYKLFDLVAVNLIARSKITTWFVNGKDPKNIENIIHGKHIGTRIIFG
- a CDS encoding mRNA surveillance protein pelota, with the protein product MKIIKKDLKHGIVKLTTTNLDDLWALYDIISSNDRIYARTTRELKIDKPGRPSSRRIPVFLGINVEKVYFDREVTRLRIHGKVIDAPEDLNIKGKHHTLNLIVGDSLTVVKDYWHKHQLKNLQDLTKEEGSVIIVAIDAEECCIALNRIYGIQVKAEINSKLPGKLETEQREAALIGYFKSVNKILDRIYTENKGKIVIVGPGFTKENFVNYVKNTNKELAIAIETMDSVSNGGISGVYEAIRVGIVNKVLKRIRVVKEAALVEEVFRRLGASTGDIAFGLDEVAEDALIGAIATVLVCDDTLRKQVDGDRSKLVEVIRNVEERSGRAVIVSSEHEAGAKLKSLGGVAALLRYPRHQMS
- a CDS encoding nucleotidyltransferase domain-containing protein gives rise to the protein MGLKPSPRQEFFEINYDDDQWRLLHNLRVKALELMNALELRNIVSILYGSIARGDVNGNSDIDVFITSPSSSMEVELALDNSNIIPTRRILVQATPNYAPKGYYEIEENVSVSMPLVKLRRNEREFYKFAGEIVLEDAKLNKRVPGVNKHLMLIEPRKSGHTETSIIENEACASKLLGINIEIAFERVRILLRRSKHGRTGRFIELELKSDENFESVLKRYATKYPSLRKRLEN